A genomic stretch from Solanum stenotomum isolate F172 chromosome 8, ASM1918654v1, whole genome shotgun sequence includes:
- the LOC125874993 gene encoding probable NAD(P)H dehydrogenase (quinone) FQR1-like 3 codes for MATTKVYVVYYSLYGHVETMAREIQRGVNSVKGVEATLWQVPETLPEKILEKMKAPKKPDDVPEITPEQLLEADGFIFGFPSRFGVMAAQFKAFFDASDEMWATQALAGKPAGIFWSTGFHGGGQELSALTAVTQLAHHGMIFVPLGYTFGKGMFEMDEVKGGSSYGAGTYAADGSRQPTELELQQAFHQGKYTAEITKKLK; via the exons ATGGCAACAACTAAGGTCTACGTAGT GTATTACTCACTTTATGGCCATGTGGAGACTATGGCACGAGAAATACAACGCGGAGTCAATTCAGTTAAGGGCGTCGAAGCAACACTTTGGCAG GTTCCGGAGACACTTCCTGAGAAGAtattggagaagatgaaggCTCCTAAAAAGCCTGATGATGTGCCTGAGATCACACCTGAGCAGCTCTTGGAAGCTGATGGTTTCATCTTTGGTTTCCCTTCTCGTTTTGGTGTGATGGCTGCCCAATTCAAAGCCTTTTTTGATGCCTCCGATGAGATGTGGGCAACTCAAGCGTTAGCTGGTAAACCTGCTGGAATCTTTTGGAGTACTGGTTTTCATGGAGGTGGCCAAGAGCTTAGTGC ACTAACAGCTGTAACTCAATTGGCACATCATGGCATGATATTTGTTCCTCTTGGATATACTTTTGGTAAAGGAATGTTTGAGATGGATGAGGTAAAAGGTGGATCTTCCTATGGAGCTGGAACTTATGCTGCAGACGGTTCTCGTCAGCCCACAGAACTGGAACTTCAACAAGCCTTCCATCAGGGTAAATATACTGCTGAAATTACAAAGAAACTCAAGTAA
- the LOC125874637 gene encoding pleckstrin homology domain-containing protein 1-like, with amino-acid sequence MESLFRSVTGANPNPSDYEEIEFWLNPERDGWLTKQGEYIKTWRRRWFILKQGKLLWFKDPSSVTSAAVPRGVVSVAECLTVKGAEDVINKPFAFELSTRRDTMFFIADTEKEKEEWINSIGRSIVQHSRSVTDSEVVDYDSRP; translated from the coding sequence ATGGAGAGTCTATTCCGATCAGTGACCGGCGCAAACCCTAACCCCTCAGACTACGAGGAAATCGAATTTTGGTTAAACCCTGAGCGAGACGGATGGCTGACGAAGCAAGGAGAGTATATCAAGACCTGGCGCCGTCGATGGTTCATTCTTAAACAAGGCAAGCTTCTCTGGTTCAAAGACCCTTCGTCCGTCACATCCGCCGCCGTTCCGCGTGGAGTTGTCTCCGTTGCTGAATGCCTCACTGTTAAAGGAGCTGAGGATGTAATCAATAAGCCTTTCGCCTTTGAGCTCTCCACAAGGCGTGATACTATGTTTTTCATCGCCGATACTgagaaggagaaagaggaaTGGATTAATTCAATTGGCCGATCCATTGTTCAGCACTCGCGGTCTGTTACCGATTCTGAAGTTGTTGATTATGATAGCAGGCCGTAG